One Synechococcus sp. PROS-9-1 DNA window includes the following coding sequences:
- the ruvA gene encoding Holliday junction branch migration protein RuvA yields the protein MIGWLQGERIEHWSQGGRQGLVIACAGVGYEVQLASRYLQPLSAGTTCTVWIHQVQRDDGSSLFGFPDRRERDLFRVLISVNGVGPQVGLALLESCSAAELIEAIIDGDLRRLTQAQGVGKRTAERLAVELRDRLSGWSAERESDRSDLSLVDRSDLKSLPIEPDPLQDLQLTLNTLGYEDLEIRRAMRAVATGQEVPASDDGDGWLRASLRWLNRPSA from the coding sequence ATGATTGGCTGGCTGCAAGGAGAACGAATCGAACACTGGAGTCAGGGCGGTCGTCAGGGATTGGTCATTGCTTGCGCTGGTGTGGGATATGAAGTTCAACTGGCTTCGAGGTACCTGCAACCTCTCTCCGCTGGGACCACCTGCACCGTCTGGATTCATCAAGTTCAAAGGGACGATGGCTCGAGTTTGTTTGGCTTCCCGGATCGAAGGGAACGGGACTTGTTTCGAGTTCTGATCAGCGTGAATGGTGTCGGTCCTCAAGTGGGACTGGCGTTGCTGGAGAGCTGCAGCGCTGCAGAGTTGATCGAAGCGATCATCGATGGAGACCTGCGTCGCCTCACCCAAGCTCAGGGCGTCGGGAAACGCACAGCAGAACGCCTTGCGGTGGAGCTTCGCGATCGGCTGAGTGGCTGGAGTGCAGAGCGAGAAAGTGATCGTTCCGACCTCTCCTTGGTGGACAGGAGTGATCTCAAATCACTGCCAATTGAACCCGACCCACTGCAAGATTTACAGCTCACCCTCAACACACTGGGGTATGAGGATTTAGAGATCCGTCGCGCCATGCGCGCAGTCGCCACAGGGCAAGAGGTCCCGGCATCGGATGACGGGGATGGGTGGTTACGCGCCAGTCTGCGATGGTTGAACCGGCCTTCGGCGTAA
- the rpsO gene encoding 30S ribosomal protein S15 — protein MSLDTTEKQQLINSHQTHATDTGSAEVQVAMLSERISKLSGHLQQNIHDFSSRQGLLKMIGRRKRLLGYVRGKSEQRYSDLISKLGIRG, from the coding sequence ATGTCGCTCGATACAACTGAAAAGCAGCAACTCATCAACAGTCACCAAACCCATGCCACCGACACCGGATCGGCAGAGGTTCAGGTCGCCATGCTCAGCGAGCGCATCTCGAAGCTCAGCGGCCATCTTCAGCAAAACATCCACGACTTTTCGTCCCGCCAGGGTCTGCTGAAGATGATTGGTCGTCGCAAGCGTCTGCTTGGTTACGTGCGAGGCAAAAGCGAGCAGCGCTACAGCGATCTCATTTCTAAGCTTGGAATCCGCGGCTAA
- a CDS encoding PAM68 family protein, which produces MADRRNSLPFEPRRSAEGTKSESKSKRPASQSGRSQPIPKSVANRMARRVAIATGIPSIMGMGVFVGSYFLVSRQIMDVPPGITLLGSGGFFLLGLGGLSYGVLSASWEQDAGTLLGLEHIKPNIQRMRESIRAQKQS; this is translated from the coding sequence ATGGCTGATCGACGCAACTCTCTGCCCTTCGAGCCGCGCCGGTCAGCAGAAGGAACGAAATCAGAATCCAAATCCAAACGACCTGCTTCTCAATCAGGTCGTAGCCAACCCATTCCCAAGTCGGTGGCCAACCGAATGGCAAGACGTGTGGCAATCGCCACAGGAATCCCTTCAATCATGGGGATGGGTGTTTTTGTAGGAAGTTATTTCTTAGTCTCACGCCAAATCATGGATGTTCCTCCTGGGATCACCTTGCTCGGCTCTGGCGGTTTCTTTTTGTTGGGACTTGGAGGGCTGAGTTATGGAGTTCTATCAGCCAGTTGGGAACAGGATGCCGGAACTTTGCTTGGTCTTGAGCACATCAAGCCAAATATCCAGCGAATGCGCGAATCCATACGGGCTCAAAAACAGAGCTAA
- a CDS encoding DNA polymerase III subunit alpha: MAFVPLHNHSDYSLLDGASQLPQMVERAKELGMPALALTDHGVMYGAVELLKLCKGAGIKPIIGNEMYVINGSIDDPQPKKERRYHLVVLAKNATGYRNLVKLTSISHLRGMRGRGIFSRACVDKQLLKQYGEGLILATACLGGEIPQAIMRDRPDVARDVALWYQETFGDDFYLEIQDHGSPEDRIVNVEIVRIAKELGIRLIATNDAHYLTRNDVEAHDALLCVLTGKLISDVKRLRYTGTEYLKSEEEMSRLFSDHLEPDVVSEAIRNTVQVAEKVEDYDILGRYQMPRFPIPEPHTAVSYLKEVTEQGLRNRLEIDSETVIDPIYGDRLSHELKIMEQMGFPTYFLVVWDYIRFAREQGIPVGPGRGSAAGSLVAYALGITNIDPVSNGLLFERFLNPERKSMPDIDTDFCIERRGEVIDYVTRRYGEDKVAQIITFNRMTSKAVLKDVARVLDIPYGDADRLAKLIPVVRGKPAKLAAMIGEESPNPEFREKYKKDPVVKRWVDMAMRIEGTNKTYGVHAAGVVIAADPLDQLVPLQRNNDGQVITQYFMEDVESMGLLKMDFLGLKNLTMIDKTLELVAATSGERIDPDKLPIEDPETYALLARGDLEGIFQLESTGMRQIVRDLKPSSLEDISSILALYRPGPLDAGLIPKFINRKHGREAIDFAHHSIEPILQETYGIMVYQEQIMKIAQEMAGYSLGEADLLRRAMGKKKVSEMQKHRGIFVQGASDRGVDQKVADELFDQMVLFAEYCFNKSHSTAYGAVTYQTAYLKAHYPVAYMAALLTVNAGASDKVQRYISNCNAMGIEVMPPDINASGIDFTPKGDRILFGLSAVRNLGDGAIRAVIGSRESEGAFQSLADLCDRLPSAVLNRRSMESLIHCGAMDALEPEANRAQLMADLDLLLDWATSRAKDRASGQGNLFDLMAASSDGADADDAATDLSLAPKAPAVKDYHPTEKLRLEKDLVGFYLSDHPLKQLTPPAKLLAPIGLGSLEEQADKAKVSAIAMISEMRQVTTRKGDRMAVLTLEDLTGSCEAVVFPKSYARLADHLMAEARLLVWAAVDRRDERVQLIVDDCRAIDDLRLLMVELDPEQASDVAVQHKLRECLQAYRPDQEQLGVRVPVVAAVREGNTVRYVRLGPQFCVSDASAAALHLQEKAFNVKCSEPLLN; encoded by the coding sequence ATGGCATTTGTTCCCCTCCATAACCACAGCGACTACAGCCTTTTGGACGGAGCCTCACAGCTCCCTCAAATGGTGGAACGTGCCAAAGAATTAGGGATGCCGGCACTGGCACTCACGGACCACGGAGTGATGTACGGAGCCGTAGAGCTTCTCAAGCTGTGCAAAGGAGCAGGCATCAAGCCGATTATCGGCAATGAGATGTATGTCATCAACGGTTCGATTGATGACCCACAACCCAAAAAGGAGCGCCGCTATCACCTTGTGGTTTTGGCGAAGAATGCCACTGGCTACCGCAACTTGGTGAAGCTCACCAGCATCAGCCATTTGCGTGGAATGCGAGGACGAGGAATCTTTTCCCGTGCCTGCGTTGATAAACAGTTACTGAAGCAATATGGCGAAGGATTAATCTTGGCAACCGCTTGTCTCGGTGGTGAAATTCCGCAGGCGATTATGCGTGATCGTCCTGATGTAGCCCGTGATGTGGCGCTTTGGTATCAGGAAACCTTCGGCGATGACTTTTACTTAGAAATTCAGGATCATGGCTCACCTGAAGATCGAATTGTCAATGTAGAAATTGTTCGGATCGCCAAGGAGCTTGGAATTCGTTTGATCGCCACCAATGATGCTCATTACCTTACGCGTAACGATGTAGAAGCACATGATGCCTTGCTTTGTGTTTTGACCGGCAAGCTGATCAGTGATGTTAAAAGGTTGCGTTATACCGGCACCGAATACCTTAAAAGTGAAGAGGAGATGTCACGGCTTTTTTCTGATCATCTCGAGCCAGATGTGGTCTCGGAAGCGATTAGAAACACTGTGCAAGTCGCTGAGAAAGTTGAGGATTACGACATCCTTGGCCGATATCAGATGCCGCGTTTCCCAATCCCAGAGCCACATACTGCTGTGAGCTATTTGAAGGAAGTCACAGAGCAGGGTTTACGCAATCGTTTGGAGATTGATTCCGAAACAGTGATTGATCCTATCTATGGAGATCGGTTGTCCCATGAATTAAAGATTATGGAACAGATGGGATTCCCCACCTATTTTCTTGTGGTGTGGGATTACATCCGCTTTGCGAGAGAGCAGGGAATTCCGGTAGGACCGGGGCGAGGCTCTGCGGCGGGATCATTGGTGGCCTACGCCCTTGGAATTACCAATATTGACCCTGTTAGTAATGGCCTCTTGTTTGAGCGATTCTTGAATCCTGAACGGAAGTCGATGCCTGATATTGATACCGATTTCTGTATCGAACGTCGGGGTGAAGTGATTGATTACGTTACCCGCCGTTATGGCGAAGACAAGGTCGCTCAGATCATCACGTTTAACCGTATGACCTCCAAGGCGGTCTTGAAAGATGTGGCAAGAGTGCTGGATATTCCCTATGGCGATGCAGATCGACTAGCTAAACTGATTCCTGTTGTTCGCGGTAAACCTGCCAAGTTGGCAGCGATGATCGGTGAGGAATCTCCCAATCCAGAATTTCGTGAGAAGTACAAGAAAGATCCTGTAGTGAAGCGCTGGGTCGATATGGCGATGCGCATTGAAGGGACCAATAAAACCTATGGAGTTCACGCTGCTGGAGTTGTCATCGCAGCGGATCCTCTGGATCAACTTGTTCCCCTTCAGAGAAATAACGATGGACAAGTAATTACTCAATACTTTATGGAAGATGTGGAGTCTATGGGACTCCTGAAGATGGACTTCCTAGGCCTTAAAAACCTTACGATGATTGATAAAACTCTGGAGCTCGTTGCTGCCACGAGTGGAGAAAGGATAGATCCAGACAAGCTTCCAATTGAAGATCCTGAAACGTATGCCCTGCTTGCCCGTGGTGACTTGGAAGGAATCTTCCAGCTTGAATCCACTGGAATGCGTCAAATCGTTCGCGATCTAAAGCCTTCATCTTTGGAGGATATTTCCTCGATTTTGGCTCTTTATCGACCTGGTCCTTTAGATGCAGGATTAATCCCTAAGTTTATTAACCGTAAGCATGGTCGTGAGGCTATCGATTTTGCGCACCACTCTATTGAGCCGATCCTTCAAGAAACCTATGGGATTATGGTTTATCAAGAGCAAATTATGAAAATTGCTCAAGAGATGGCCGGGTATTCATTGGGCGAGGCTGATTTGCTTCGTCGCGCGATGGGTAAGAAAAAAGTGTCAGAAATGCAGAAACATCGCGGGATCTTTGTGCAAGGTGCGTCCGATCGTGGCGTAGATCAAAAAGTTGCTGATGAGCTCTTTGATCAAATGGTGCTGTTTGCTGAATATTGTTTTAATAAAAGCCACTCCACGGCCTATGGAGCCGTTACTTATCAAACGGCCTATTTAAAAGCGCATTACCCTGTGGCTTATATGGCTGCCTTGCTCACGGTGAATGCTGGAGCCAGCGACAAAGTGCAGCGCTATATCTCCAATTGCAATGCGATGGGCATTGAAGTAATGCCACCCGACATCAATGCTTCAGGTATTGATTTCACTCCTAAGGGTGATCGCATTTTGTTTGGGTTGTCTGCTGTTCGTAATCTCGGCGATGGCGCGATCCGTGCCGTGATTGGGTCTAGGGAATCAGAAGGGGCATTCCAATCGCTTGCTGATCTCTGTGATCGTCTTCCCTCTGCGGTGCTGAATCGCAGAAGTATGGAGTCGTTGATCCATTGCGGAGCGATGGACGCTCTTGAGCCCGAGGCGAATCGGGCTCAACTGATGGCTGATTTAGATCTTCTTCTTGATTGGGCCACATCAAGGGCTAAAGATCGGGCCAGTGGTCAGGGCAACTTGTTTGATCTGATGGCAGCATCCAGTGATGGCGCCGATGCCGATGATGCGGCGACCGATCTCAGCTTGGCGCCAAAGGCTCCTGCAGTGAAGGATTACCACCCCACAGAAAAGCTCCGCTTGGAGAAGGATCTTGTTGGTTTTTATCTCTCTGATCATCCTTTAAAACAGCTCACTCCTCCAGCGAAGCTTTTGGCTCCGATTGGGCTCGGGAGTCTTGAAGAACAAGCCGATAAAGCCAAGGTCAGTGCGATCGCGATGATCAGTGAGATGCGTCAGGTCACCACGCGCAAGGGAGATCGAATGGCTGTCTTGACTCTGGAAGATCTCACTGGATCCTGTGAAGCGGTGGTCTTTCCCAAAAGCTATGCACGTTTGGCTGATCACCTGATGGCTGAGGCTCGTTTACTGGTCTGGGCAGCGGTGGATCGCCGAGACGAGCGGGTTCAATTGATTGTGGATGACTGCCGAGCCATCGATGATTTGCGTTTACTGATGGTCGAACTTGATCCAGAACAGGCCAGCGATGTGGCCGTCCAACACAAATTGCGTGAATGTCTTCAGGCCTACCGTCCAGATCAGGAACAGTTGGGAGTCCGAGTCCCCGTTGTTGCCGCAGTTCGAGAGGGCAATACGGTTCGCTATGTGCGGCTTGGACCCCAGTTTTGTGTAAGCGATGCTTCCGCTGCAGCGCTTCATCTCCAAGAGAAGGCCTTCAATGTGAAATGCAGCGAACCTCTACTGAATTAA
- the gatA gene encoding Asp-tRNA(Asn)/Glu-tRNA(Gln) amidotransferase subunit GatA, which produces MAIAEWRQQLESGEVSARELTDHHLARIEAVDSSVHAFLEVTADRARADADRLDEARAAGEDLPPLAGVPIAIKDNLCTKGIRTTCSSRMLESFVPPYESTVTDRLWRSGAVLIGKTNLDEFAMGGSTETSAFGPTANPWNTEHVPGGSSGGSAAAVAAGECMASLGSDTGGSIRQPASFCGVVGLKPTYGRVSRYGLVAFASSLDQVGPFATSVSDAAELLQAIAGEDPRDSTCLRAPVPNYSDCLGRSVTGLRIGVVRECFDQEGLDPQVKASVLAAADLLQSLGAELVDVSCPRFNDGIATYYVIAPSEASANLARYDGVKYGFRADDASSLAAMTARSRAEGFGSEVQRRILIGTYALSAGYVDAYYRKAQQVRTLIRRDFETAFTTVDVLLTPTAPSTAFAAGAHADDPLAMYLADLLTIPANLAGLPAINVPCGFDSAGLPIGVQLIGNVLEEPLLLQVAHQYEQSADVMARRPEGSFIPA; this is translated from the coding sequence ATGGCGATTGCCGAGTGGCGTCAGCAACTTGAAAGCGGTGAAGTCTCCGCCAGGGAGCTGACAGATCATCATCTGGCCCGAATTGAGGCAGTTGATTCAAGTGTTCATGCCTTTTTGGAGGTCACAGCAGATCGAGCTCGTGCCGATGCCGATCGGTTAGATGAGGCCCGTGCCGCAGGGGAGGATCTTCCCCCCTTGGCAGGTGTGCCGATTGCCATCAAGGACAACCTCTGCACGAAAGGCATTCGCACGACCTGTTCCAGCCGGATGCTGGAGTCTTTTGTTCCGCCCTACGAATCCACCGTTACGGATCGCCTCTGGCGTTCTGGAGCTGTTCTGATTGGAAAGACCAATTTGGATGAGTTCGCCATGGGCGGCTCAACCGAAACCTCAGCGTTTGGACCCACAGCCAACCCCTGGAATACGGAGCACGTGCCTGGAGGGAGTTCTGGAGGAAGTGCAGCAGCCGTTGCTGCGGGTGAATGCATGGCTTCCTTGGGGTCCGATACGGGCGGATCCATCCGACAACCAGCATCCTTTTGTGGCGTGGTGGGTCTGAAACCCACCTACGGCCGCGTGAGTCGTTACGGGCTGGTGGCCTTTGCAAGCTCGCTTGACCAAGTGGGCCCTTTTGCCACCTCAGTGTCTGATGCAGCCGAGCTGCTGCAAGCGATCGCTGGAGAAGATCCGCGAGATTCCACCTGCCTTAGGGCGCCTGTCCCCAATTACAGCGATTGTCTTGGTCGCTCAGTAACTGGGCTGCGCATCGGAGTGGTGCGTGAGTGCTTTGACCAGGAAGGACTCGATCCTCAGGTCAAGGCTTCGGTGCTTGCCGCTGCCGATCTGTTGCAGTCCTTAGGGGCTGAGCTCGTGGATGTGAGCTGCCCTCGTTTCAACGACGGTATTGCTACTTACTACGTCATCGCCCCTTCCGAAGCATCAGCCAACTTGGCTCGCTACGACGGCGTGAAGTATGGCTTCCGAGCTGACGATGCTTCCAGTCTTGCTGCGATGACTGCTCGAAGCCGAGCTGAAGGCTTTGGGAGTGAAGTGCAACGGCGCATTTTGATCGGTACCTATGCCCTCTCTGCCGGATATGTGGACGCTTACTACCGCAAGGCCCAGCAGGTTCGCACCTTGATCCGTCGAGACTTCGAGACGGCATTCACCACCGTGGATGTGTTGCTTACTCCCACCGCTCCGTCCACCGCCTTTGCTGCGGGTGCCCATGCAGATGATCCCCTGGCGATGTACCTGGCGGATCTACTCACCATTCCTGCCAACCTGGCAGGCTTGCCAGCCATCAACGTGCCTTGTGGTTTTGACAGCGCTGGGCTGCCGATTGGGGTTCAACTGATCGGCAACGTGCTCGAGGAACCTTTGCTCCTCCAGGTGGCCCATCAGTACGAGCAGTCTGCGGATGTGATGGCCCGACGCCCTGAGGGAAGCTTTATTCCCGCTTGA
- a CDS encoding DUF1816 domain-containing protein: MSPLIRPLRSLANGLGFAWWARVQTHGPDVTYWFGPFVTKNGLEQVLPAFLDDLSSEAPSSIDHSVLRCRRSEPLTINAQG, translated from the coding sequence ATGAGCCCCTTGATCAGGCCCCTCCGCAGTCTCGCCAATGGTCTTGGCTTTGCATGGTGGGCTCGTGTCCAAACCCATGGGCCTGATGTCACGTATTGGTTCGGTCCCTTTGTCACCAAGAACGGTCTCGAACAAGTCCTGCCAGCCTTTCTCGACGACCTGTCCTCAGAAGCACCTTCCTCGATTGATCATTCGGTTCTCCGTTGCCGTCGATCCGAACCTCTAACCATCAACGCTCAAGGGTGA
- the rlmB gene encoding 23S rRNA (guanosine(2251)-2'-O)-methyltransferase RlmB produces MSSRFDRRPPSSSGSGSGSRGRRPFRDGSPPIRRDRDDSWGGRPDNGNSDRRSSDRRPSDRRFSERRSGDPYGTDRRPAFDRRSTDRRPSDRQPSERRFSERRYGDSGSNDRRPSFDRRSRDSGSSDRRSSFDRRPSADRSSDRSSSDRFTERRPPEGPFADQRLSERRFKDSGSTDRRPSFDRRSSDRSYGERRARFAERRGQGGSGGKKFSGHLDDKPRGESSPHAAEAVADDLLWGRHATQAALEAGRPIHRIWCTSELRSASKFLQLLRDAKSSGVLVEEVTWARLGQLTGGAVHQGIVLQTAAAETFDLEDLVKGCSALDDAPLLLALDGLTDPHNLGAIVRSSEALGAHGVVLPQRRSAGLTGSVAKVAAGALEHLPVARVVNLNRSLETLKSSGYRVIGLAEEGDLTLEEVDLDGPLVIVTGSEGQGLSMLTRRHCDQLIRIPLRGVTPSLNASVATALCLYEVARRGWMKGLKGQNPSPRITRPKLAGPAVETAPVVPELGEAPISEQPSEQPSGAAYEQVAEQASAEGSLVSLDLQRDSEMSGPDAFAVSIDL; encoded by the coding sequence ATGAGCTCACGATTCGATCGCCGCCCCCCCTCCAGCTCTGGCAGCGGCTCAGGTTCCCGCGGTCGACGTCCGTTTCGTGATGGATCGCCACCCATCCGCCGCGATCGCGATGACAGCTGGGGGGGACGTCCTGACAACGGAAACAGCGACCGACGTTCCAGTGACCGCCGCCCCTCGGATCGGCGCTTTTCAGAACGTCGTTCTGGCGATCCGTATGGAACGGACCGTCGGCCTGCTTTCGATCGCCGCTCCACCGATCGCAGACCCTCGGATCGACAGCCTTCTGAGCGACGTTTCTCAGAGCGGCGTTATGGGGATTCTGGTTCCAATGATCGCCGCCCTTCCTTTGATCGTCGCTCCAGAGATTCGGGCTCAAGTGACCGCCGGTCTTCCTTCGATCGTCGACCCTCAGCCGATCGCTCCTCAGATCGTTCCTCCTCGGACCGGTTCACGGAAAGACGTCCCCCTGAAGGCCCTTTCGCAGATCAACGTTTATCCGAACGTCGTTTTAAAGATTCGGGCTCAACGGATCGTCGGCCATCTTTTGATCGCCGCTCTTCTGATCGTTCCTACGGAGAGCGACGAGCGCGTTTTGCGGAACGTCGTGGTCAGGGCGGCAGCGGCGGCAAAAAGTTTTCAGGACACTTGGATGACAAACCGCGCGGTGAGTCGAGTCCTCATGCCGCAGAGGCTGTGGCCGATGATTTGCTCTGGGGGCGTCATGCCACTCAGGCGGCTCTAGAGGCAGGCAGGCCCATTCATCGCATTTGGTGCACTTCTGAGTTGCGCAGTGCCTCGAAATTCCTTCAGCTGCTCAGAGATGCCAAATCGTCCGGGGTGTTGGTTGAGGAGGTCACCTGGGCAAGGCTGGGCCAGCTCACCGGTGGCGCTGTACATCAGGGCATTGTTTTGCAAACTGCTGCAGCTGAAACCTTCGACCTTGAGGATTTGGTGAAGGGATGCAGCGCCTTGGACGATGCTCCACTGTTGTTAGCCCTAGATGGTCTGACCGATCCCCATAATTTGGGTGCCATTGTGCGCTCATCTGAAGCGCTCGGAGCTCATGGGGTTGTGCTTCCTCAGCGAAGAAGTGCTGGTTTAACCGGCTCTGTCGCCAAGGTTGCTGCCGGTGCCCTTGAGCACTTACCTGTTGCTCGGGTTGTCAATCTCAACCGTTCCCTTGAAACTCTTAAATCGTCTGGTTATCGCGTGATCGGATTGGCTGAGGAAGGTGATCTCACCCTTGAAGAGGTGGATCTGGATGGTCCCCTTGTGATTGTGACTGGCTCTGAAGGGCAAGGATTATCGATGTTGACGCGTCGTCATTGCGATCAGCTGATCCGCATTCCCTTGCGAGGCGTCACTCCCAGTTTGAATGCATCGGTTGCCACGGCCCTTTGTTTGTATGAGGTGGCGCGTCGCGGCTGGATGAAGGGTCTCAAGGGACAGAACCCATCGCCACGAATTACCAGGCCGAAGTTGGCCGGACCAGCTGTCGAAACTGCTCCTGTGGTTCCAGAGCTTGGTGAAGCCCCTATCTCTGAGCAGCCCTCAGAACAGCCATCTGGTGCGGCTTATGAGCAAGTTGCTGAGCAGGCCTCGGCGGAGGGTTCACTGGTCAGTCTTGATTTACAGCGGGACTCTGAAATGTCAGGACCTGATGCTTTTGCAGTGAGTATTGATCTCTAA
- a CDS encoding Mini-ribonuclease 3: MSDWIRSQLAQEPERDLGSLQLAWLGDAVWELHQRLRFCKTPGRSQDLHQAVVSLVRADAQAAALEKLEPFLTDQERDYVRRGRNRAGRGPKRADAGVYGRATGFETMIGWLFLQNPTRLAQLLDRLEETDTALS, encoded by the coding sequence TTGAGTGACTGGATTCGTTCTCAGTTGGCACAAGAGCCTGAGCGTGATCTTGGATCGTTACAGCTGGCTTGGCTTGGAGATGCTGTGTGGGAACTGCATCAAAGACTGAGATTTTGCAAAACCCCAGGTCGATCTCAGGATTTACACCAAGCCGTTGTTTCTCTCGTCCGGGCTGATGCCCAAGCCGCTGCATTAGAGAAACTCGAGCCGTTTTTGACCGATCAAGAACGTGATTACGTGCGGCGTGGGCGCAATAGGGCCGGCCGAGGACCCAAGCGGGCTGATGCCGGCGTGTATGGGAGAGCAACGGGATTTGAGACAATGATTGGCTGGCTCTTTTTGCAGAATCCGACGCGGCTTGCGCAGCTCTTGGATCGACTCGAGGAGACCGACACCGCCCTGTCATAA
- a CDS encoding STAS domain-containing protein — translation MQRLTVSLRGGFEQKGGCVVFHFTGQLDAYSESQFLTYVTDVLKTNKSPAVIDLVKVDFLDSSGLGVLVQFAKQCKDSKRLFAVVGNARVVQTVKLVRLEEFLHLSEDLDKAVSQFST, via the coding sequence CTGCAGCGATTAACAGTTTCGCTTCGGGGTGGCTTCGAGCAAAAGGGTGGCTGCGTCGTGTTTCATTTCACCGGTCAGCTCGATGCCTATTCCGAGAGTCAGTTCTTGACCTACGTGACTGATGTTCTCAAAACCAATAAGTCACCGGCCGTGATCGACCTTGTCAAGGTTGATTTTCTCGACTCTTCTGGCCTGGGTGTTCTTGTTCAATTTGCCAAACAGTGCAAAGACTCCAAACGACTCTTTGCGGTGGTTGGCAATGCCCGCGTTGTTCAAACTGTCAAGTTGGTGCGGCTTGAGGAGTTTCTCCACCTGTCCGAAGATCTGGATAAGGCTGTTAGCCAATTTTCAACTTGA
- the carA gene encoding glutamine-hydrolyzing carbamoyl-phosphate synthase small subunit, with product MTALNPCTARLVLQDGTVLEGFACGQRGSVVGEVVFNTGMTGYQEVLTDPSYSGQLITFTYPEIGNTGVNPDDQEADQPHARGLIVRQLAPQASNWRSQQSLPEWMEQNGVIGIHGVDTRALVRHLRELGPMNGVISSDGRPALELLEDLKQAPSMEGLNLADQVTTPTAYRWTKPCSVRFDQRFQTRPERPYRVVAIDFGIKRAILERMVSHGCDLTVLPANTDINTVLSYEPEGVFLSNGPGDPAAVQSGITLARSLLEHRQLPMFGICLGHQILGLALGGTTFKLAYGHRGLNHPCGSTGQVEITSQNHGFALDAASLPEDKVEVTHFNLNDRTVAALAHRNQPVFGVQYHPEASPGPHDADHHFARFAGLMADRR from the coding sequence ATGACCGCTCTTAACCCATGTACAGCGCGTCTGGTCCTGCAGGACGGCACGGTTCTCGAGGGCTTTGCCTGCGGGCAGCGCGGCAGCGTGGTCGGCGAGGTGGTGTTCAACACCGGGATGACGGGATACCAAGAGGTCTTAACGGATCCCAGTTACTCAGGTCAGCTCATCACTTTTACGTATCCAGAGATTGGCAATACGGGTGTCAATCCAGATGACCAAGAGGCGGATCAGCCTCATGCCCGTGGATTGATCGTGAGGCAGCTGGCCCCTCAAGCGAGCAACTGGCGCAGCCAACAATCCCTTCCTGAATGGATGGAGCAAAACGGTGTGATCGGAATACACGGTGTTGATACCCGTGCTCTGGTGAGGCATCTGCGCGAATTAGGCCCCATGAACGGTGTGATCAGCAGCGATGGTCGCCCGGCTCTTGAGCTTTTAGAGGACCTCAAGCAAGCCCCTTCGATGGAGGGGCTCAACCTGGCTGATCAGGTGACCACTCCAACCGCCTATCGCTGGACCAAGCCCTGCAGCGTCAGGTTTGACCAACGTTTTCAAACGCGTCCTGAACGCCCTTATCGGGTTGTAGCCATTGATTTCGGGATTAAGCGAGCCATTCTTGAACGAATGGTTAGCCACGGCTGTGACCTAACCGTTTTGCCCGCAAATACAGATATCAACACCGTGCTCTCCTATGAGCCTGAAGGTGTTTTTCTGTCCAACGGACCTGGAGATCCAGCGGCTGTGCAATCAGGCATCACACTGGCCCGCAGTTTGCTGGAACACAGACAGCTGCCAATGTTTGGGATCTGTTTAGGCCATCAAATTCTGGGATTGGCCCTCGGGGGCACAACGTTCAAGTTGGCCTATGGCCATCGTGGCCTCAACCATCCTTGTGGCAGCACCGGTCAGGTGGAAATCACCAGCCAAAACCATGGGTTTGCTCTTGATGCCGCTTCATTGCCTGAGGACAAAGTAGAAGTCACTCATTTCAACTTGAACGACCGCACCGTGGCGGCATTAGCCCATAGGAATCAGCCGGTGTTTGGTGTTCAATACCACCCCGAAGCCAGCCCAGGCCCCCATGATGCAGATCATCATTTCGCCCGGTTTGCAGGCTTGATGGCTGATCGCCGTTGA